One region of Erythrolamprus reginae isolate rEryReg1 chromosome 8, rEryReg1.hap1, whole genome shotgun sequence genomic DNA includes:
- the KLF8 gene encoding Krueppel-like factor 8 isoform X3, giving the protein MSSSSLLGEGALEPPVLLSDIKTEPPEELLATDCHQPQAEPVDLSLHKPKGPMPPPPPVRPPPVPPVVSMSPMGLGPPSSSSSSAIPAVLSPGSILASTQGSGGQQILHVIHTIPSVNLPSKMGNLQTIPVVVQSLPVVYTTMPSDGVTAAITVPLIGGDGKNAGMVKVDPGSLCPVEVQSDSEDSALECGPAPFLNPQKEASAGRPPRMESPDLKKRRIHQCDFEGCNKVYTKSSHLKAHRRIHTGEKPYRCTWEGCTWKFARSDELTRHFRKHTGIKPFRCSDCDRSFSRSDHLALHRRRHIMM; this is encoded by the exons ATGAgctcctcctcgctgctgggGGAGGGGGCCCTGGAGCCCCCGGTGCTGCTGAGCGACATCAAGACGGAGCCCCCCGAAGAGCTGCTGGCCACGGACTGCCACCAGCCCCAGGCGGAGCCTGTGGACCTCTCCCTGCACAAGCCCAAGGGCCCCATGCCGCCCCCTCCCCCCGTCCGCCCACCCCCTGTGCCCCCCGTGGTCTCCATGTCCCCCATGGGGCTGGgccccccatcctcctcctcctcctcggccaTCCCGGCCGTCTTGTCCCCcggctccatcctggcctccacaCAGGGCAGCGGCGGGCAGCAGATCCTGCACGTCATCCACACCATCCCGTCGGTCAACCTGCCCAGCAAGATGGGCAACCTGCAGACCATCCCGGTGGTGGTCCAGTCCCTGCCTGTCGTCTACACCACCATGCCCAGCGACGGGGTCACAGCCGCCATCACAGTGCCCCTGATCGGAGGGGACGGCAAGAACGCCGGGATGG TGAAAGTTGACCCAGGCTCCCTGTGCCCCGTGGAGGTGCAGAGCGACAGCGAGGACAGTGCCCTGGAGTGCGGCCCGGCCCCCTTCCTCAACCCCCAGAAGGA GGCCTCGGCTGGCAGGCCCCCCCGGATGGAGTCGCCCGACCTGAAGAAGAGGCGGATCCACCAGTGCGACTTCGAGGGCTGCAACAAGGTGTATACCAAGAGCTCCCACCTGAAAGCCCACCGGAGGATACACACGG gagagaagccctacCGATGCACCTGGGAGGGCTGCACCTGGAAGTTTGCCCGCTCGGACGAGCTGACCAGGCACTTCCGCAAGCACACGGGCATCAAGCCCTTCCGCTGCTCGGACTGTGACCGCAGCTTCTCCCGCTCCGACCACCTGGCCCTGCACCGCCGGAGGCACATCATGATGTGA
- the KLF8 gene encoding Krueppel-like factor 8 isoform X2, with product MSSSSLLGEGALEPPVLLSDIKTEPPEELLATDCHQPQAEPVDLSLHKPKGPMPPPPPVRPPPVPPVVSMSPMGLGPPSSSSSSAIPAVLSPGSILASTQGSGGQQILHVIHTIPSVNLPSKMGNLQTIPVVVQSLPVVYTTMPSDGVTAAITVPLIGGDGKNAGMAARLDSDRASSSVSPAVKVDPGSLCPVEVQSDSEDSALECGPAPFLNPQKEASAGRPPRMESPDLKKRRIHQCDFEGCNKVYTKSSHLKAHRRIHTGEKPYRCTWEGCTWKFARSDELTRHFRKHTGIKPFRCSDCDRSFSRSDHLALHRRRHIMM from the exons ATGAgctcctcctcgctgctgggGGAGGGGGCCCTGGAGCCCCCGGTGCTGCTGAGCGACATCAAGACGGAGCCCCCCGAAGAGCTGCTGGCCACGGACTGCCACCAGCCCCAGGCGGAGCCTGTGGACCTCTCCCTGCACAAGCCCAAGGGCCCCATGCCGCCCCCTCCCCCCGTCCGCCCACCCCCTGTGCCCCCCGTGGTCTCCATGTCCCCCATGGGGCTGGgccccccatcctcctcctcctcctcggccaTCCCGGCCGTCTTGTCCCCcggctccatcctggcctccacaCAGGGCAGCGGCGGGCAGCAGATCCTGCACGTCATCCACACCATCCCGTCGGTCAACCTGCCCAGCAAGATGGGCAACCTGCAGACCATCCCGGTGGTGGTCCAGTCCCTGCCTGTCGTCTACACCACCATGCCCAGCGACGGGGTCACAGCCGCCATCACAGTGCCCCTGATCGGAGGGGACGGCAAGAACGCCGGGATGG CTGCCCGCCTGGACTCTGACCGGGCCTCCTCCTCTGTCTCCCCGGCAGTGAAAGTTGACCCAGGCTCCCTGTGCCCCGTGGAGGTGCAGAGCGACAGCGAGGACAGTGCCCTGGAGTGCGGCCCGGCCCCCTTCCTCAACCCCCAGAAGGA GGCCTCGGCTGGCAGGCCCCCCCGGATGGAGTCGCCCGACCTGAAGAAGAGGCGGATCCACCAGTGCGACTTCGAGGGCTGCAACAAGGTGTATACCAAGAGCTCCCACCTGAAAGCCCACCGGAGGATACACACGG gagagaagccctacCGATGCACCTGGGAGGGCTGCACCTGGAAGTTTGCCCGCTCGGACGAGCTGACCAGGCACTTCCGCAAGCACACGGGCATCAAGCCCTTCCGCTGCTCGGACTGTGACCGCAGCTTCTCCCGCTCCGACCACCTGGCCCTGCACCGCCGGAGGCACATCATGATGTGA
- the KLF8 gene encoding Krueppel-like factor 8 isoform X6 translates to MIVPAERSSAARRAWRAEARMSSSSLLGEGALEPPVLLSDIKTEPPEELLATDCHQPQAEPVDLSLHKPKGPMPPPPPVRPPPVPPVVSMSPMGLGPPSSSSSSAIPAVLSPGSILASTQGSGGQQILHVIHTIPSVNLPSKMGNLQTIPVVVQSLPVVYTTMPSDGVTAAITVPLIGGDGKNAGMAARLDSDRASSSVSPAVKVDPGSLCPVEVQSDSEDSALECGPAPFLNPQKEASAGRPPRMESPDLKKRRIHQCDFEGCNKVYTKSSHLKAHRRIHTGEKPYRCTWEGCTWKFARSDELTRHFRKHTGIKPFRCSDCDRSFSRSDHLALHRRRHIMM, encoded by the exons GCTGAAGCCAGGATGAgctcctcctcgctgctgggGGAGGGGGCCCTGGAGCCCCCGGTGCTGCTGAGCGACATCAAGACGGAGCCCCCCGAAGAGCTGCTGGCCACGGACTGCCACCAGCCCCAGGCGGAGCCTGTGGACCTCTCCCTGCACAAGCCCAAGGGCCCCATGCCGCCCCCTCCCCCCGTCCGCCCACCCCCTGTGCCCCCCGTGGTCTCCATGTCCCCCATGGGGCTGGgccccccatcctcctcctcctcctcggccaTCCCGGCCGTCTTGTCCCCcggctccatcctggcctccacaCAGGGCAGCGGCGGGCAGCAGATCCTGCACGTCATCCACACCATCCCGTCGGTCAACCTGCCCAGCAAGATGGGCAACCTGCAGACCATCCCGGTGGTGGTCCAGTCCCTGCCTGTCGTCTACACCACCATGCCCAGCGACGGGGTCACAGCCGCCATCACAGTGCCCCTGATCGGAGGGGACGGCAAGAACGCCGGGATGG CTGCCCGCCTGGACTCTGACCGGGCCTCCTCCTCTGTCTCCCCGGCAGTGAAAGTTGACCCAGGCTCCCTGTGCCCCGTGGAGGTGCAGAGCGACAGCGAGGACAGTGCCCTGGAGTGCGGCCCGGCCCCCTTCCTCAACCCCCAGAAGGA GGCCTCGGCTGGCAGGCCCCCCCGGATGGAGTCGCCCGACCTGAAGAAGAGGCGGATCCACCAGTGCGACTTCGAGGGCTGCAACAAGGTGTATACCAAGAGCTCCCACCTGAAAGCCCACCGGAGGATACACACGG gagagaagccctacCGATGCACCTGGGAGGGCTGCACCTGGAAGTTTGCCCGCTCGGACGAGCTGACCAGGCACTTCCGCAAGCACACGGGCATCAAGCCCTTCCGCTGCTCGGACTGTGACCGCAGCTTCTCCCGCTCCGACCACCTGGCCCTGCACCGCCGGAGGCACATCATGATGTGA
- the KLF8 gene encoding Krueppel-like factor 8 isoform X1, producing the protein MIVPAERSSAARRAWRAEARMSSSSLLGEGALEPPVLLSDIKTEPPEELLATDCHQPQAEPVDLSLHKPKGPMPPPPPVRPPPVPPVVSMSPMGLGPPSSSSSSAIPAVLSPGSILASTQGSGGQQILHVIHTIPSVNLPSKMGNLQTIPVVVQSLPVVYTTMPSDGVTAAITVPLIGGDGKNAGMVKVDPGSLCPVEVQSDSEDSALECGPAPFLNPQKEASAGRPPRMESPDLKKRRIHQCDFEGCNKVYTKSSHLKAHRRIHTGEKPYRCTWEGCTWKFARSDELTRHFRKHTGIKPFRCSDCDRSFSRSDHLALHRRRHIMM; encoded by the exons GCTGAAGCCAGGATGAgctcctcctcgctgctgggGGAGGGGGCCCTGGAGCCCCCGGTGCTGCTGAGCGACATCAAGACGGAGCCCCCCGAAGAGCTGCTGGCCACGGACTGCCACCAGCCCCAGGCGGAGCCTGTGGACCTCTCCCTGCACAAGCCCAAGGGCCCCATGCCGCCCCCTCCCCCCGTCCGCCCACCCCCTGTGCCCCCCGTGGTCTCCATGTCCCCCATGGGGCTGGgccccccatcctcctcctcctcctcggccaTCCCGGCCGTCTTGTCCCCcggctccatcctggcctccacaCAGGGCAGCGGCGGGCAGCAGATCCTGCACGTCATCCACACCATCCCGTCGGTCAACCTGCCCAGCAAGATGGGCAACCTGCAGACCATCCCGGTGGTGGTCCAGTCCCTGCCTGTCGTCTACACCACCATGCCCAGCGACGGGGTCACAGCCGCCATCACAGTGCCCCTGATCGGAGGGGACGGCAAGAACGCCGGGATGG TGAAAGTTGACCCAGGCTCCCTGTGCCCCGTGGAGGTGCAGAGCGACAGCGAGGACAGTGCCCTGGAGTGCGGCCCGGCCCCCTTCCTCAACCCCCAGAAGGA GGCCTCGGCTGGCAGGCCCCCCCGGATGGAGTCGCCCGACCTGAAGAAGAGGCGGATCCACCAGTGCGACTTCGAGGGCTGCAACAAGGTGTATACCAAGAGCTCCCACCTGAAAGCCCACCGGAGGATACACACGG gagagaagccctacCGATGCACCTGGGAGGGCTGCACCTGGAAGTTTGCCCGCTCGGACGAGCTGACCAGGCACTTCCGCAAGCACACGGGCATCAAGCCCTTCCGCTGCTCGGACTGTGACCGCAGCTTCTCCCGCTCCGACCACCTGGCCCTGCACCGCCGGAGGCACATCATGATGTGA
- the KLF8 gene encoding Krueppel-like factor 8 isoform X4 — protein sequence MIVPAERSSAARRAWRAEARMSSSSLLGEGALEPPVLLSDIKTEPPEELLATDCHQPQAEPVDLSLHKPKGPMPPPPPVRPPPVPPVVSMSPMGLGPPSSSSSSAIPAVLSPGSILASTQGSGGQQILHVIHTIPSVNLPSKMGNLQTIPVVVQSLPVVYTTMPSDGVTAAITVPLIGGDGKNAGMAARLDSDRASSSVSPAVKVDPGSLCPVEVQSDSEDSALECGPAPFLNPQKEASAGRPPRMESPDLKKRRIHQCDFEGCNKERSPTDAPGRAAPGSLPARTS from the exons GCTGAAGCCAGGATGAgctcctcctcgctgctgggGGAGGGGGCCCTGGAGCCCCCGGTGCTGCTGAGCGACATCAAGACGGAGCCCCCCGAAGAGCTGCTGGCCACGGACTGCCACCAGCCCCAGGCGGAGCCTGTGGACCTCTCCCTGCACAAGCCCAAGGGCCCCATGCCGCCCCCTCCCCCCGTCCGCCCACCCCCTGTGCCCCCCGTGGTCTCCATGTCCCCCATGGGGCTGGgccccccatcctcctcctcctcctcggccaTCCCGGCCGTCTTGTCCCCcggctccatcctggcctccacaCAGGGCAGCGGCGGGCAGCAGATCCTGCACGTCATCCACACCATCCCGTCGGTCAACCTGCCCAGCAAGATGGGCAACCTGCAGACCATCCCGGTGGTGGTCCAGTCCCTGCCTGTCGTCTACACCACCATGCCCAGCGACGGGGTCACAGCCGCCATCACAGTGCCCCTGATCGGAGGGGACGGCAAGAACGCCGGGATGG CTGCCCGCCTGGACTCTGACCGGGCCTCCTCCTCTGTCTCCCCGGCAGTGAAAGTTGACCCAGGCTCCCTGTGCCCCGTGGAGGTGCAGAGCGACAGCGAGGACAGTGCCCTGGAGTGCGGCCCGGCCCCCTTCCTCAACCCCCAGAAGGA GGCCTCGGCTGGCAGGCCCCCCCGGATGGAGTCGCCCGACCTGAAGAAGAGGCGGATCCACCAGTGCGACTTCGAGGGCTGCAACAAG gagagaagccctacCGATGCACCTGGGAGGGCTGCACCTGGAAGTTTGCCCGCTCGGACGAGCTGA
- the KLF8 gene encoding Krueppel-like factor 8 isoform X5, with protein sequence MIVPAERSSAARRAWRAEARMSSSSLLGEGALEPPVLLSDIKTEPPEELLATDCHQPQAEPVDLSLHKPKGPMPPPPPVRPPPVPPVVSMSPMGLGPPSSSSSSAIPAVLSPGSILASTQGSGGQQILHVIHTIPSVNLPSKMGNLQTIPVVVQSLPVVYTTMPSDGVTAAITVPLIGGDGKNAGMVKVDPGSLCPVEVQSDSEDSALECGPAPFLNPQKEASAGRPPRMESPDLKKRRIHQCDFEGCNKERSPTDAPGRAAPGSLPARTS encoded by the exons GCTGAAGCCAGGATGAgctcctcctcgctgctgggGGAGGGGGCCCTGGAGCCCCCGGTGCTGCTGAGCGACATCAAGACGGAGCCCCCCGAAGAGCTGCTGGCCACGGACTGCCACCAGCCCCAGGCGGAGCCTGTGGACCTCTCCCTGCACAAGCCCAAGGGCCCCATGCCGCCCCCTCCCCCCGTCCGCCCACCCCCTGTGCCCCCCGTGGTCTCCATGTCCCCCATGGGGCTGGgccccccatcctcctcctcctcctcggccaTCCCGGCCGTCTTGTCCCCcggctccatcctggcctccacaCAGGGCAGCGGCGGGCAGCAGATCCTGCACGTCATCCACACCATCCCGTCGGTCAACCTGCCCAGCAAGATGGGCAACCTGCAGACCATCCCGGTGGTGGTCCAGTCCCTGCCTGTCGTCTACACCACCATGCCCAGCGACGGGGTCACAGCCGCCATCACAGTGCCCCTGATCGGAGGGGACGGCAAGAACGCCGGGATGG TGAAAGTTGACCCAGGCTCCCTGTGCCCCGTGGAGGTGCAGAGCGACAGCGAGGACAGTGCCCTGGAGTGCGGCCCGGCCCCCTTCCTCAACCCCCAGAAGGA GGCCTCGGCTGGCAGGCCCCCCCGGATGGAGTCGCCCGACCTGAAGAAGAGGCGGATCCACCAGTGCGACTTCGAGGGCTGCAACAAG gagagaagccctacCGATGCACCTGGGAGGGCTGCACCTGGAAGTTTGCCCGCTCGGACGAGCTGA